The Peribacillus simplex genome contains the following window.
TTTTCCGGACTTGAAGCATTGGTCGCTCAGATTGAAACGGATAAGCAAAATACAATAGTCTATTTTTCAAAACTGAACGCATAAAAAGGGCAGTAATAGACAAGACTTGCAATTTTAATGAAAAACATGTATTCTATTGTATGTATGAAAATAACCATTGCTTGGCTAGTCGAGACTCCGACGCTGGCTCGGTAATAGGTGATTTTACAGAATTTTAGGAGGAATAATAACATGGCAATTACACAAGTACGCAAAAACGAACTTATCGCTGAGTTCAGAACTCACGATACTGACACTGGGTCTCCAGAAGTTCAAATCGCAGTTTTAACAGAAGAAATCAACAACTTGAACGGTCACTTACGCACACATAAAAAGGACCACCATTCACGTCGCGGTCTTCTTAAAATGGTAGGTAAACGTCGTAATCTTTTAACTTACCTACGTAACACAGACGTTACTCGTTACCGTACACTAATTAACAAATTAGGTCTACGTAGATAATTTTTTCAGGAAGGCGGGAAATTTCCCGCTTTTTTGATGTTAATCAAATGATTTGGACGTGTTCTACTTAAAGGCTGAGCCTTCGTCCTTGGGACTCGGCAGGAGCCGGGTCCTTTTCCATTTATAAATGATCAGGATATACATAATCAAATGAATGAAATTTTTATTCATTTTACTGTTAATGCTTGTTTTTTTCGTGCATAATAGGAATAGTTTGGTTTTAACTCGAGTTCAGTTACTTTCACATATAAATGATTTAATCCAATACAGGTTTAGGTAAACTAAGCCTTTAAGTGAAGATTCAGAGAGGGGTTTAATAAATGGGACAGGAAAAACATACGTATTCATTTGACTGGGCCGGCCGTAATGTAACGGTAGAGATAGGGCAATTGGCCAAACAAGCGAACGGAGCAGTTTTAGTCCGTTATGGAGAAACTGCTGTATTAAGTACAGCAACAGCTTCGAAAGAGCCTAGAAATGTCGACTTCTTCCCTTTGACAGTCAACTACGAAGAAAGACTTTATGCAGTCGGCAAAATTCCAGGTGGCTTCATCAAACGTGAAGGCCGACCAAGTGAAAGGGCAATTCTTGCAAGCCGTTTAATTGATCGTCCAATCCGCCCGCTATTTGCTGATGGCTTCAGGAACGATGTTCAGATCATCAGCATGGTCATGAGTGTCGATCAAGATTGCTCTTCTGAAATGGCAGCGATGCTTGGATCATCCCTTGCACTTTCAGTTTCCGATATTCCATTCGAAGGGCCAATTGCTGGAGTTGTAGTAGGAAGAATCAATAATGAATTCATGATTAACCCTACTGTTGACCAACTTGCAAAAAGTGACATCAATTTGACGGTTGCCGGTACTAAAGATGCTATCAACATGGTTGAAGCCGGAGCTAATGAAGTACCAGAGGAAACCATGCTTGAAGCAATCATGTTTGGACATGATGAAATCAAGAAAATCATTGCATTCCAAGAGAAAATCGTTGCTGAAATCGGCAAGGAAAAAATGCAGATCGCTTTATATCAGGTGGATGCAGAGCTGGAAGCAGAAGTGAAAGGCCTATGTGAAGCCGACTTGAACAAAGCTGTACAAGTTCAGGAAAAACATGCTCGTGAAGACGCGATTAAAGAAGTGAAAGATCGTGTATTGGCTCATTATGAAGAAGAAACTGATGAAGCTAAATTAAAACAAATCAAAGAAATCCTGAATAAATTGGTCAAATCTGAAGTACGCCGTTTAATTACGGAAGAAAAAGTGCGTCCGGATGGCCGTAATCCTGACGAAATCAGACCATTATCATCAGAAGTTACCATTCTGCCCCGTACACATGGTTCTGGATTGTTCACACGCGGACAAACCCAAGCACTATCCATCTGTACTTTAGGTGCACTTGGTGATGTGCAGATTCTTGATGGCCTTGGAACCGAAGAGTCAAAACGTTTCATGCACCACTATAACTTCCCACATTTCAGTGTTGGTGAAACTGGTCCTATCCGTGGAGCAGGTCGCCGTGAAATTGGTCATGGTGCACTTGGTGAAAGAGCATTGGAACCTGTCATTCCAAACGATAAAGACTTCCCTTATACAATCAGACTTGTTTCAGAAGTGCTTGAATCAAACGGTTCAACTTCACAAGCAAGTATCTGTGCAAGCACTTTGGCAATGATGGATGCTGGTGTTCCATTGAAGGCTCCAGTTGCCGGTATTGCAATGGGCCTTGTCAAAACTGGTGAGCACTATACAATCTTAACCGATATTCAAGGTATGGAAGATCATCTTGGAGATATGGACTTTAAAGTCGCAGGTACCTCAAAAGGTGTTACTGCCCTACAAATGGACATTAAGATTGAAGGTCTATCAAGAGAGATCCTTGAAGAAGCTTTACTTCAAGCCAAACACGGCCGGATGCATATTTTGGAATCAATGATGTCAACAATCAATCAACCGCGTGAGCAGTTATCCAAATATGCTCCTAAAATCGTTACAATGTCTATAAATCCGGATAAAATCCGTGATGTAATTGGACCGAGCGGAAAACATATCAATAAAATCATTGAAGAAACTGGCGTGAAAATCGACATCGAGCAAGATGGAACGGTATTCATATCTTCTACAGATGAACCAATGATTCAAAAAGCGAAGAAAATCATTGAGGATATCGTACGTGAAGTCGTAGTCGGCGAACTATACTTAGGTAAAGTTAAACGTATTGAAAAGTTCGGTGCTTTCGTTGAAATCTTCAATGGTAAAGACGGTTTGGTGCATATTTCCGAACTGGCTGAAGAAAGAGTCGGAAAAGTGGAAGATGTCGTTTCACTTGGCGATGAGTTATTGGTTAAAGTTACTGAGATTGATAAGCAAGGAAGGGTAAACCTTTCCCGTAAAGCGGTCCTGAAAGAGCAAAAAGAGGCAGCTAACCCTTCTCAATCGTAATAGAAATGAAATTCCGGCATGCGATTCTTTGTGAATCTGCATGCTTTTTTTTTTTTTTGTGCGCCCGGCATGGGTGCAATCTATAGGGTGGAAGTCCCGAATCATGAAGGCAGTAGTAGTGGTTAGCTTAATGCAAGGGTGTCCACGGTGACGTGGAATCTGAAGGAAGCAAGCGGCAAACCTCCGGTCTGAGGAACACGAACTTCATATAAGGCTAGGTATCATTGGATGAGTTTGCGAAACAAAACAAAGTCCTTACTGCCGAAGGTGGTACAGAGTAAATGAAGCAGATAGATGGAGGGAAAGATTGCACTCTTACCCGGGGAGGTCTGATGACAGCCAAGTACACTTGGTAACCTTTCCAGTGATGGACAGCTGAATCATCAGAAGTCAGCAGAGGTCATAGTACTTGTCTACTCGAGAAGACAAGGAAGGACCGAACAGATTAAGGAGGATGAATACTAGGCGTTCGTTATCTGTGAAGAAGCAAACAATTCCTAACGGAACTTATTTGAAGGAAGAAGTGGTGAATACACGGGGAACTTCAAAAGGGTGGAGCAGATAAAGGCACAAATAGACCATTTATCCACGTAGAAAGGATATCAACGATGTTAATGGAACAGATACTAGAGAGGGAAAACTTAATACAGGCATTGAAGCGTGTAGAAAGAAATAAGGGAAGCCATGGTGTAGATGGAATGCGGGTCCAAAACCTGAGACCGCACCTCGTAACCGAATGGTACAACATGAAAACTGCCCTTTTACAGGGTACCTATCAACCGAAGCCCGTCCGTCGTATCGAAATCCCGAAACCAAACGGCGGAGTTCGGCTTTTGGGTATTCCAACCGTTCTAGACCGTTTCATTCAACAAGCCATTGCCCAAATATTGACCAAGATATATGACTCAACCTTTTCGGAGAATAGCTATGGATTTCGCCCTAACAAACAAGGGCACCAGGCGGTTCGAAAGGCAAAGTCCTATATAACCGAAGGTTATACATGGGTAGTGGATATGGATTTGGAGAAGTTCTTCGATAAAGTGAATCATGACAAGCTCATGGGAATGTTAGAGCGGAAAATTGAAGATAAACGAGTTCTTAAACTGATTCGTAAATTCCTTCAAGCAGGCATTATGATAGGCGGACTTTTTCATAAAAGTGAGGAGGGAACTCCGCAAGGAGGTCCGTTAAGTCCTTTATTATCTAATATCATGTTAGACGATTTAGATAAAGAACTAGAGAAACGCAATCTTCGATTCGTAAGGTATGCGGATGACAGTACTATCTTTGTGAAGACACGAAAAGCCGCCAAACGTGCAATGGGAAATATCTCAAGCTTCATTGAAAATAAACTGAAGCTAAAGGTCAACTACGAGAAGTCGAAGTATGATCGCCCTTGGAACAGAACGTTTCTCGGTTTTAGTTTCACGAAGTCAAAGAAGAACCCGAAGGTTCTACTGGCTAAACAAACGGTGAAGAGGGTAAAGAAACGAATCAGGGAAATGACCTCGAGAAAATTACCGATACCCATGGAACTCCGAATAAATAAGTTAAAGCAATACCTTAGAGGTTGGATGGGTATTTCGCCCTCATTGATACTCCGAACGTATTGAAGAATTTAGATTCATGGATTCGAAGAAGACTCAGAATGTGCCTATGGAAGCAATGGAAATTACCAAGAACGAGGGTGAGGAAACTCAAAGGATTAGGCGTCCCATTTGGAAAAGCATATGAATGGGGAAATAGCAGAAAGGGTTATTGGCGCATAGCGCATAGTCCTATTCTAGACAAAACCCTTAATAATGTTTATTGGCTCCATCATGGGTTAGTAAATCTATATGAACGATATACAAAACTACGTCAGACTTAAACTGAACCGCCGTATACCGAACGGTACGTACGGTGGTGTGAGAGGTCGGAGGCTAGGCGCCTCCTCCTACTCGATTGTAAAAAGCATTGGGCTAATACATAGCATGAATGGCATTAATAGTATGTCATGTTCTACCTTGTCCGTTTTCTTCATACATTTTGGTATGAAGGGGGCGTAAAAAATGAATAATAAATGGAAGCAGATAGTTGCGATAAGTGCCATTGCAGGTATATCATGGTTATTAGTGCAAAATCCATATACACAAATTTATTTGACCCAATTAACAGATCATTCAGTTGCTTCAATGAAGCAAGAAGATGAGCTTCTTTTACAAATAAAAGAATCAACAAAAAAATATGAGATTGCACCAGAGGATGCACGAATAGATTCGGTATGGAAAACCATTCCTGCATATAATGGCCTGAAGGTAAATATTGATGATTCGTATAAAGCCATGAAGAAGGAGGGTGTGTTCGATAAGGATAAGCTGGTATTTCAGCAGGTCCCTGCAAAGATACACTTAGAGGATCTGGATCCGGCTCCGATTTACCGGGCCCATCCCAAAAAGCCGGTGGTTTCATTTTTAATCAATGTGGCCTGGGGGAATGAATACTTACAAGATATGTTGGCTGTGCTGAAAGAGAATAATGTCAAGGCCACTTTTTTCCTTGAAGGTAATTGGACCAAGAAAAATCCAGATTTGGCCAAGATGATTAAGGGTGGCGGGCATGAAATAGGAAATCATTCTTATTCACATCCCGATATGAAAAACATATCCGCACAAGCTACACGTGAGGAAATTCGAAAAACGAACGAAGTCATTGAAGCGGTGACAGGTTCGAAGATGAAATGGTTCGCGCCACCAAGTGGCAGCTACCGGGATGAAACGGTGAAAATCGCGGATTCTTTCGGTCTGGAAACAGTCATGTGGAGTGTGGATACGATCGACTGGCAAAAACCAAGCCCTGAAGTCCTACAACAACGAGTGCTTTCTAAGGTACACCCAGGAGCATTTATTTTAATGCATCCGACGGAATCTACTGCAAAATCATTGGAAACGTTAATAATTGAAATAAAAAAGAAAGACCTGGATGTTGTTACCGTTTCGGAAGCTGTAGATGAAGAGCGATCGAATCCATAATGTTTTGGTTACGATAGCAGCATAGAATGATTGGGAGGAATGTTAGTTGATTAAGAAATACACGTGTCAAAA
Protein-coding sequences here:
- the rpsO gene encoding 30S ribosomal protein S15 produces the protein MAITQVRKNELIAEFRTHDTDTGSPEVQIAVLTEEINNLNGHLRTHKKDHHSRRGLLKMVGKRRNLLTYLRNTDVTRYRTLINKLGLRR
- the pnp gene encoding polyribonucleotide nucleotidyltransferase; its protein translation is MGQEKHTYSFDWAGRNVTVEIGQLAKQANGAVLVRYGETAVLSTATASKEPRNVDFFPLTVNYEERLYAVGKIPGGFIKREGRPSERAILASRLIDRPIRPLFADGFRNDVQIISMVMSVDQDCSSEMAAMLGSSLALSVSDIPFEGPIAGVVVGRINNEFMINPTVDQLAKSDINLTVAGTKDAINMVEAGANEVPEETMLEAIMFGHDEIKKIIAFQEKIVAEIGKEKMQIALYQVDAELEAEVKGLCEADLNKAVQVQEKHAREDAIKEVKDRVLAHYEEETDEAKLKQIKEILNKLVKSEVRRLITEEKVRPDGRNPDEIRPLSSEVTILPRTHGSGLFTRGQTQALSICTLGALGDVQILDGLGTEESKRFMHHYNFPHFSVGETGPIRGAGRREIGHGALGERALEPVIPNDKDFPYTIRLVSEVLESNGSTSQASICASTLAMMDAGVPLKAPVAGIAMGLVKTGEHYTILTDIQGMEDHLGDMDFKVAGTSKGVTALQMDIKIEGLSREILEEALLQAKHGRMHILESMMSTINQPREQLSKYAPKIVTMSINPDKIRDVIGPSGKHINKIIEETGVKIDIEQDGTVFISSTDEPMIQKAKKIIEDIVREVVVGELYLGKVKRIEKFGAFVEIFNGKDGLVHISELAEERVGKVEDVVSLGDELLVKVTEIDKQGRVNLSRKAVLKEQKEAANPSQS
- a CDS encoding polysaccharide deacetylase family protein, with amino-acid sequence MNNKWKQIVAISAIAGISWLLVQNPYTQIYLTQLTDHSVASMKQEDELLLQIKESTKKYEIAPEDARIDSVWKTIPAYNGLKVNIDDSYKAMKKEGVFDKDKLVFQQVPAKIHLEDLDPAPIYRAHPKKPVVSFLINVAWGNEYLQDMLAVLKENNVKATFFLEGNWTKKNPDLAKMIKGGGHEIGNHSYSHPDMKNISAQATREEIRKTNEVIEAVTGSKMKWFAPPSGSYRDETVKIADSFGLETVMWSVDTIDWQKPSPEVLQQRVLSKVHPGAFILMHPTESTAKSLETLIIEIKKKDLDVVTVSEAVDEERSNP